The following coding sequences lie in one Megalodesulfovibrio gigas DSM 1382 = ATCC 19364 genomic window:
- a CDS encoding response regulator transcription factor — translation MGKKLLIIEDELHIRTLLEQALEDLADEFAVEILTAADGEEGLALIKTERPQVVFLDIMMPKMNGYEVCTAVKNDPELKDTVVVLLTAKGQEADKKKGLEIGAYDYMTKPFDPDEVVDLAKELLQIVD, via the coding sequence ATGGGCAAGAAACTGCTCATCATTGAGGACGAGCTGCACATCCGCACCCTGCTGGAACAGGCCCTGGAAGATCTGGCCGACGAGTTCGCCGTGGAAATCCTCACCGCCGCCGATGGCGAAGAAGGCCTGGCGCTCATCAAGACCGAACGGCCGCAAGTGGTCTTCCTGGACATCATGATGCCCAAGATGAACGGGTACGAGGTCTGCACCGCCGTGAAGAACGACCCCGAGCTCAAGGATACCGTGGTGGTGCTTCTCACCGCCAAGGGCCAGGAGGCGGACAAGAAAAAGGGCCTGGAAATCGGCGCATACGATTACATGACCAAGCCCTTCGACCCCGACGAAGTGGTGGATCTGGCCAAGGAACTGCTGCAGATCGTGGACTGA
- the rd gene encoding rubredoxin, with product MDIYVCTVCGYEYDPAKGDPDSGIKPGTKFEDLPDDWACPVCGASKDAFEKQ from the coding sequence ATGGATATCTACGTCTGCACCGTTTGCGGCTACGAATACGATCCTGCCAAGGGCGACCCCGACAGCGGCATCAAGCCCGGCACCAAGTTCGAAGACCTGCCCGACGACTGGGCCTGCCCCGTGTGTGGCGCGTCCAAGGACGCCTTCGAAAAGCAGTAG
- a CDS encoding AzlD family protein, with translation MQPAAELDIFLAIALAALATYGLRAGGLLLAERLPKTGRLRRGMDALPGALLLSLVVPSIANAGPWGMLAAGVTALVAWRSRNMLAAMLLGMIVVLAQRQLGL, from the coding sequence ATGCAACCAGCCGCTGAACTCGACATCTTTCTGGCCATCGCCCTGGCGGCCCTGGCCACCTACGGCCTGCGGGCCGGGGGCCTGCTGCTGGCCGAACGGCTGCCCAAAACCGGCCGGCTGCGCCGGGGCATGGATGCCCTGCCCGGGGCGCTGCTGCTTTCCCTGGTGGTGCCGTCCATCGCCAATGCCGGCCCCTGGGGGATGCTGGCCGCAGGCGTCACCGCGTTGGTGGCCTGGCGCAGCCGCAACATGCTGGCGGCCATGCTCCTAGGCATGATCGTGGTGCTGGCGCAGCGGCAGTTGGGGTTATAG
- a CDS encoding insulinase family protein, with protein sequence MTSASVLHGFVLEREATLQEYHTVVHLWRHQKTGARYLSLCNKDDNKVFAVTFRTPPKDSTGVAHILEHSVLCGSRKYPVKEPFVELMKGSLQTFLNAFTYPDKTCYPVASTHAKDFYNLMDVYLDAVFFPRITREIFMQEGWHLARPEPQEPLQFKGVVYNEMKGAYSSPDSVFREIIQHSLYPDTLYSLDSGGDPAVIPQLTYDAFKDFHARYYHPSNAYFFGYGDDPEDERLRRVAEYLDQFEPLAVDSAIPLQPPFAGPRRIEDVYAAGEEGGQKAFFCCNWLLGETLPEGDTVAAAAENLAWNMLDELLVGLPGAPLRQALLDSGLGEDLAGGGLEAELRQMFFSTGLKGIEPENAQAVETLILDTLTDLVEQGFPPEYVAAAVNSVEFDLRENNTGSYPRGLNLMLRALSTWLYDKDPLALLAFEAPLAHLKARLARGERVFEEMIRTHLLANPARTAVLLTPDPTLAERRSQEEASRLATMLETLRADNPNIEDDAARDAARLEALQAMPDDPAQLATIPHLLVADLPRENQILPIAEQTMHGVPVCTHALDTAGVVYLDLGFHLDGLGREALALVPLFGRALVETGTAQRDFISLAMHISATTGGIDPATFAGTRLDTAAPAQLLFLRGKATVANHKAFFDILREVLLEATLADQERIRQLVLEEKAQMEESLAPAGHAIVVSRLRAGLNAAGQVAEVMGGLEQLHVLRRLAEQVESDWPAVREALFHLRNVLLHRANLLVNITAEADALAAMEPALARLLAALPAAGAPQSANVFPLLEIPAAEALCIPSQVNFVGLGIDCYGQGLTAHGSLQLAARFVRSGYLWEKIRVQGGAYGAFCFLDRLSGALNLVSYRDPNVERTLDAFLALGDWLATLDLTPAAMDKAILGAINEVDAYLLPDAKGYIACLRRLTNDTNAGRQRMREEILAATVEDLRRLGRFLQQALPQGRLCVIGSRQTLEPLAQTRHRGRDWTLQSLL encoded by the coding sequence ATGACATCTGCATCTGTCCTGCATGGCTTTGTTTTGGAACGTGAAGCCACGCTTCAGGAATATCATACCGTCGTCCACCTGTGGCGTCATCAGAAGACCGGTGCGCGCTATTTGTCCTTGTGCAACAAGGACGACAACAAGGTCTTTGCCGTCACCTTCCGCACCCCGCCCAAGGATTCCACGGGCGTGGCGCACATTCTGGAGCACTCCGTCCTGTGCGGATCCCGCAAGTACCCCGTGAAGGAACCCTTTGTGGAATTGATGAAGGGCTCGTTGCAGACCTTTCTCAACGCCTTCACCTATCCGGACAAGACATGCTACCCCGTGGCGTCCACGCATGCCAAGGACTTTTACAATCTGATGGATGTCTATCTGGATGCGGTGTTCTTTCCGCGCATCACCCGGGAGATTTTCATGCAGGAGGGCTGGCACCTGGCCCGGCCCGAGCCGCAGGAGCCGCTGCAGTTCAAGGGGGTGGTGTACAATGAGATGAAGGGCGCGTACTCCTCGCCGGACAGCGTGTTTCGGGAGATCATCCAGCATTCGCTGTATCCGGATACCCTGTACAGCCTGGATTCCGGCGGCGACCCGGCCGTCATCCCCCAGCTGACCTATGATGCCTTCAAGGACTTCCACGCCCGCTACTACCACCCGTCCAACGCCTATTTCTTCGGCTATGGCGACGATCCCGAGGACGAGCGCCTGCGCCGCGTGGCCGAGTATCTCGACCAGTTCGAGCCCCTGGCCGTGGATTCGGCCATTCCCCTGCAGCCGCCCTTTGCCGGGCCGCGCCGCATCGAGGACGTCTACGCCGCCGGCGAGGAAGGCGGGCAAAAGGCCTTCTTCTGCTGCAACTGGCTCCTGGGCGAGACGCTTCCCGAGGGCGACACCGTGGCCGCGGCGGCGGAGAATCTGGCCTGGAACATGCTGGATGAACTGCTGGTGGGCCTGCCCGGCGCGCCCCTGCGCCAGGCATTGCTGGATAGCGGCCTGGGCGAGGATCTGGCCGGCGGCGGCCTGGAAGCCGAGCTGCGGCAGATGTTCTTTTCCACCGGGCTGAAAGGGATTGAGCCGGAGAACGCCCAGGCCGTGGAGACGCTGATCCTGGACACCCTCACCGATCTGGTGGAGCAGGGCTTCCCGCCGGAATACGTGGCCGCGGCGGTGAATTCCGTGGAATTCGACCTGCGCGAGAACAATACCGGCAGTTATCCCCGCGGGCTCAATCTCATGCTCCGGGCCCTGTCCACCTGGCTGTACGACAAGGATCCCCTGGCCCTGCTGGCCTTTGAAGCCCCCCTGGCGCACCTGAAGGCACGTCTGGCCCGGGGTGAGCGGGTGTTCGAGGAGATGATCCGCACCCATCTGCTGGCCAATCCTGCCCGCACGGCCGTGCTGTTGACGCCGGATCCCACCCTGGCCGAACGCCGTAGCCAGGAAGAAGCCTCGCGCCTAGCAACCATGCTGGAGACCCTGCGGGCCGACAATCCGAACATCGAGGACGATGCCGCTCGGGACGCCGCCCGCCTGGAAGCCCTGCAGGCCATGCCCGACGATCCCGCCCAGCTGGCCACCATCCCCCACCTGCTGGTGGCGGACCTGCCGCGGGAAAACCAGATTCTGCCCATCGCCGAACAGACCATGCACGGCGTGCCCGTCTGCACCCATGCCCTGGATACGGCCGGGGTGGTCTATCTGGATCTCGGCTTCCATCTGGACGGCCTGGGCCGCGAGGCCCTGGCCCTGGTGCCCCTCTTTGGCCGGGCGTTGGTGGAAACCGGCACCGCGCAGCGGGATTTCATCTCCCTGGCCATGCACATCAGCGCCACGACCGGCGGTATCGATCCGGCCACCTTTGCCGGTACCCGCCTGGACACTGCCGCGCCGGCACAGCTGCTGTTCCTGCGGGGCAAAGCCACCGTGGCCAATCATAAGGCATTCTTTGATATCTTGCGGGAAGTGCTTTTGGAGGCCACCCTGGCGGACCAGGAACGCATCCGCCAACTGGTGCTGGAGGAAAAGGCCCAGATGGAAGAAAGCCTGGCGCCGGCCGGGCATGCCATCGTCGTGTCGCGGCTGCGGGCCGGGCTCAATGCCGCAGGGCAGGTGGCCGAGGTCATGGGCGGTTTGGAACAGCTCCATGTGCTGCGCCGGCTGGCCGAGCAGGTGGAGTCGGACTGGCCGGCCGTGCGCGAGGCGCTCTTCCACCTGCGCAATGTCCTGCTGCATCGGGCCAATCTGCTGGTAAACATCACCGCCGAGGCCGACGCCCTGGCGGCCATGGAACCGGCCCTGGCCCGGCTGCTGGCCGCCCTGCCTGCCGCAGGCGCCCCGCAATCAGCCAATGTCTTTCCCTTGCTGGAGATCCCCGCGGCAGAGGCCCTGTGCATCCCCTCCCAGGTGAATTTCGTGGGCCTGGGGATCGACTGTTACGGCCAGGGCCTGACGGCCCATGGCTCCCTGCAACTGGCGGCGCGGTTCGTGCGGTCCGGGTATTTGTGGGAGAAGATCCGCGTCCAGGGCGGCGCATACGGTGCGTTCTGCTTCCTGGACCGGTTGTCCGGGGCGCTGAATCTGGTCTCGTACCGCGATCCCAATGTGGAACGCACCCTGGATGCCTTCCTGGCTCTGGGGGACTGGCTGGCCACGCTGGATCTGACCCCCGCGGCCATGGACAAGGCCATCCTGGGCGCCATCAACGAGGTGGATGCCTACCTGCTGCCAGACGCCAAGGGCTACATCGCCTGCCTGCGCCGGCTGACCAACGATACCAACGCCGGCCGCCAGCGCATGCGTGAAGAGATTCTGGCCGCCACGGTGGAGGATCTGCGTCGCCTGGGCCGGTTCCTGCAACAGGCCCTGCCCCAGGGCAGGCTGTGCGTCATCGGCTCGCGCCAGACCCTGGAGCCCCTGGCCCAGACCCGGCACCGCGGGCGGGACTGGACGCTGCAATCGCTGCTGTAA
- a CDS encoding FprA family A-type flavoprotein, producing the protein MQATKIIDGFHLVGAIDWNSRDFHGYTLSPMGTTYNAYLVEDEKTTLFDTVKAEYKGELLCGIASVIDPKKIDYLVIQHLELDHAGALPALIEACQPEKIFTSSLGQKAMESHFHYKDWPVQVVKHGETLSLGKRTVTFYETRMLHWPDSMVSWFADEKVLISNDIFGQNIAASERFSDQIPVHTLERAMREYYANIVNPYAPQTLKAIETLVGAGVAPEFICPDHGVIFRGADQCTFAVQKYVEYAEQKPTNKVVIFYDSMWHSTEKMARVLAESFRDEGCTVKLMWCKACHHSQIMSEISDAGAVIVGSPTHNNGILPYVAGTLQYIKGLRPQNKIGGAFGSFGWSGESTKVLAEWLTGMGFDMPATPVKVKNVPTHADYEQLKTMAQTIARALKAKLAA; encoded by the coding sequence ATGCAAGCGACTAAGATTATTGACGGCTTCCACCTCGTGGGCGCCATTGACTGGAACAGCCGCGACTTCCACGGCTATACGCTTTCGCCCATGGGCACCACGTACAACGCCTATCTGGTGGAAGACGAAAAGACCACGCTCTTCGACACGGTGAAGGCCGAGTACAAAGGCGAGCTGCTCTGCGGCATCGCCAGCGTCATCGATCCCAAAAAGATCGACTATCTGGTGATCCAGCACCTGGAGCTGGACCATGCCGGCGCCCTGCCCGCCCTCATCGAAGCCTGCCAGCCCGAGAAGATCTTCACCTCCTCCCTGGGCCAGAAGGCCATGGAATCCCACTTCCATTACAAGGACTGGCCCGTGCAGGTGGTCAAGCACGGGGAAACGCTCTCCCTGGGCAAGCGCACGGTCACGTTCTACGAAACCCGCATGCTGCACTGGCCGGACAGCATGGTCTCCTGGTTCGCCGACGAAAAGGTGCTCATCAGCAACGACATCTTCGGCCAGAACATCGCCGCCAGCGAGCGCTTCAGCGACCAGATCCCGGTCCACACCCTGGAACGGGCCATGCGCGAATACTACGCCAACATCGTCAACCCCTACGCCCCGCAGACCCTCAAGGCCATTGAGACCCTGGTGGGCGCAGGCGTGGCGCCGGAATTCATCTGCCCGGACCACGGCGTGATCTTCCGCGGCGCGGACCAGTGCACCTTCGCCGTGCAGAAGTATGTGGAATACGCCGAACAGAAGCCCACCAACAAGGTGGTGATCTTCTACGACTCCATGTGGCATTCCACAGAAAAGATGGCCCGTGTGCTGGCCGAATCCTTCCGCGATGAAGGCTGCACCGTGAAGCTCATGTGGTGCAAGGCCTGCCATCATTCGCAGATCATGAGCGAAATCAGCGATGCCGGCGCGGTGATCGTCGGTTCTCCCACCCACAACAACGGCATCCTGCCGTATGTGGCCGGTACGCTGCAGTACATCAAGGGCCTGCGGCCGCAGAACAAGATCGGCGGCGCATTCGGCTCCTTCGGCTGGAGCGGGGAATCCACCAAGGTCCTGGCCGAATGGCTCACCGGCATGGGCTTCGACATGCCGGCCACCCCGGTCAAGGTCAAGAACGTCCCCACCCATGCGGACTACGAACAGCTCAAGACCATGGCGCAGACCATCGCCAGGGCCCTGAAGGCCAAGCTGGCCGCCTAG
- a CDS encoding SDR family NAD(P)-dependent oxidoreductase, which yields MSWLANKTIVLTGASHGIGRALADALAMQGANLVLNARSKPPLKEAKKTLEAGYKIKVAVVDGDAATARVARACVEQAETLGGFAGIIHAAGVLHPGPHLWELDEKQYDDVTHASCKASWQLARAAYPALMRQKDGGLYVLFGSGAASIAMPGIGLYCAAKAFEEHLMRQLAAETDAVTCFVYQPGKVETRMQQQAREATGGGGEAVRATFTPWHERGELLSAQASAVWLARLLQEDPRPWHGHIVRVGQV from the coding sequence ATGAGTTGGCTGGCAAATAAAACCATCGTCTTGACGGGGGCCTCCCACGGCATCGGCCGGGCCCTGGCCGACGCCCTGGCCATGCAGGGCGCGAATCTGGTGCTCAACGCCCGCTCCAAACCGCCGCTGAAGGAGGCCAAAAAAACCCTGGAAGCCGGCTACAAAATCAAGGTGGCCGTGGTGGACGGCGACGCCGCCACCGCCAGGGTGGCCCGGGCCTGCGTGGAACAGGCCGAAACCCTGGGCGGGTTTGCCGGGATCATCCATGCCGCCGGCGTGCTGCATCCTGGCCCGCATCTGTGGGAGCTGGACGAAAAGCAATACGACGACGTGACCCACGCCAGTTGCAAGGCCTCCTGGCAGCTGGCCCGGGCGGCGTATCCCGCGCTGATGCGGCAGAAAGACGGCGGGCTCTACGTGCTGTTCGGCTCGGGGGCTGCCTCCATCGCCATGCCGGGCATCGGGCTGTACTGCGCGGCCAAGGCCTTCGAAGAACACCTGATGCGCCAGTTGGCAGCGGAAACCGACGCGGTGACGTGCTTCGTCTACCAGCCCGGCAAGGTGGAGACGCGCATGCAGCAGCAGGCCCGGGAGGCGACCGGCGGCGGCGGCGAGGCCGTGCGGGCAACGTTCACCCCCTGGCACGAACGTGGCGAACTGCTCTCGGCTCAGGCCTCGGCCGTGTGGCTGGCCCGGCTGCTGCAGGAAGATCCACGCCCCTGGCACGGCCACATCGTGCGCGTGGGGCAGGTGTGA
- a CDS encoding AzlC family ABC transporter permease, with protein sequence MASEFRRGFTALLPVAASVAVYGSVLGVLAAQKGLDWLDILYMDLAVFAGSAQFVMVEMWGERLPVLEMAAAVLVINLRYLLVGASLAPLFQGQPLWRKLGVIHLVADENWAVTMAEMRRGRGTVMFLLGGGVCLIGIWTLGTVVGVLGGSLIAHPEEYALDFAFTAVFTALTVGLWRGKRDCLPWLVAAVLAVLAERWLPGKWYIVIGGIGGAIAAMLQPESTQEAAHATSR encoded by the coding sequence ATGGCTTCGGAATTCAGACGCGGGTTCACGGCCCTGCTGCCCGTGGCCGCCAGCGTGGCGGTGTACGGCAGTGTGCTGGGCGTGCTGGCGGCGCAAAAGGGACTGGACTGGCTGGACATCCTGTACATGGACCTGGCGGTGTTCGCCGGGTCTGCGCAGTTCGTGATGGTGGAGATGTGGGGCGAGCGGCTGCCCGTGCTGGAGATGGCGGCGGCGGTGCTGGTGATCAATCTGCGCTATCTGCTCGTCGGCGCGTCCCTGGCGCCGCTGTTCCAGGGGCAGCCTCTGTGGCGCAAGCTGGGCGTCATCCATCTGGTGGCGGACGAGAACTGGGCCGTGACCATGGCCGAGATGCGCCGCGGCCGGGGCACCGTCATGTTTCTGCTGGGCGGCGGGGTCTGCCTGATCGGCATCTGGACCCTGGGCACCGTGGTCGGGGTGCTGGGCGGCTCCCTCATCGCGCACCCGGAGGAATATGCCCTGGACTTCGCCTTCACCGCGGTGTTCACGGCCCTCACGGTGGGCCTGTGGCGCGGCAAACGCGATTGCCTCCCCTGGCTGGTGGCCGCCGTGCTGGCCGTGCTGGCGGAACGCTGGCTGCCGGGCAAATGGTACATCGTCATTGGCGGCATCGGCGGGGCTATCGCGGCCATGCTGCAGCCGGAATCCACCCAGGAGGCAGCGCATGCAACCAGCCGCTGA